The following proteins are encoded in a genomic region of Periophthalmus magnuspinnatus isolate fPerMag1 chromosome 21, fPerMag1.2.pri, whole genome shotgun sequence:
- the rpe gene encoding ribulose-phosphate 3-epimerase encodes MLLFTLFQAACRQYSRYSMAYSARIGPSILSSDLSCLGSECVRMMECGADYLHLDVMDGHFVPNITFGHPMVECLRKCLGQEPFFDMHMMVSRPEQWVKPMAAAGANQYTFHLEATSNPAALIKDIKESGMKAGLAIKPGTTVEELAPWANQIDMALVMTVEPGFGGQKFMEDMMPKVMWLRNQFPSLDIEVDGGVGPDTIHCCAEAGANMIVSGSAVIGSDDPRSVIAHLRSVVAEAIQKRSLDR; translated from the exons ATGTTGCTTTTCACTCTGTTCCAGGCTGCATGCAGACAGTACAGCAGATACAGCATGGCTTACAGTGCGAGGATCGGCCCGTCCATCCTGAGCAGTGACCTGTCCTGCCTGGGCAGTGAGTGTGTGCGGATGATGGAGTGTGGGGCGGACTACCTGCACCTCGATGTCATGGACGG ACATTTTGTACCTAACATCACATTTGGTCATCCCATGGTCGAGTGCCTACGAAAGTGTTTGGGGCAAGAGCCTTTCTTTG ACATGCACATGATGGTGTCCAGACCGGAGCAATGGGTCAAGCCaatggcagcagcaggagcaaacCAGTACACATTCCACTTAGAGGCAACATCCAACCCCGCAGCCCTCATCAAGGACATAAAGGAGAGTGGCATGAAG GCGGGTTTGGCCATTAAACCTGGTACAACAGTTGAAGAGCTGGCACCATGGGCTAACCAGATAGACATGGCTCTAGTTATGACAGTGGAGCCAGGATTTGGAGGACAGAAGTTTATGGAAGACATGATGCCCAAG GTTATGTGGTTAAGAAACCAGTTTCCTTCACTGGACATTGAAGTAGATGGTGGGGTTGGTCCAGACACCATTCATTGTTGTGCGGAG GCTGGGGCAAACATGATAGTCTCAGGCAGTGCCGTTATAGGCAGTGATGATCCTCGCTCAGTCATTGCTCACCTTCGCTCGGTGGTGGCTGAAGCCATTCAGAAACGCTCTTTGGACCGCTGA